A segment of the Oscillatoria salina IIICB1 genome:
CAGGAGCGCACCTTTTCCATTATCTAGATAATAACACCAAATCTAGATGAGCACAAGCCTTTTTCCCTAAAAAAATGCTTGCCCCAAATAACCGACGAGACAAGCATCAAAACTCACAAAAAAAGCGATTCACCTCTAGTAACTCAACACAGTCATTATCAGCAAATCTAAACCAAACCCAAAAATCTTTGCGCTTTCCCTTTGCGCCTTTGCGCGAACCTCCCCCTATAGGAGCGCACCTTTTCCATTATCTAAATAATAAACCAAAACCAACAATTTAGCAAGCACTTACTAAACATAACCAAGCCTAATTCTTAACTCGGTTTCCAGCCCGTCAAAACATTCGGACGTTCAGCCTCCGCAGCAAACATTTTCTCGATCGCAGCTTGACGTTGAGTAGGCGTTTCTGACGTATAATTCCACAAACTTTCGTAGAAGAAAAACGACACCCCAGCAAAACCCTTATTCCGGACAATTTCCACTTGCCTTGCAATTTGAGAAAAAGGCACATTACGACCCTTTAAACCAGACAAAATGCCCACTGCGACAGGAATATGCAACCTAGCAGCTTCCATTTCCGGTTGATTTAATTCCCGAACAAAACGCTCGTAATCATCCCGATAAACTTGGACGATCAACTCTTCAATCAAACCCAATCGTTCCCACTTTTCCCAATCGAGAAGAAAATACTCCAAAGAATACTCTTGAGGATTAGGAGAAACCGAAATTAACGCCGTTGGCTGACTATCTTTAACCGCCCGAAAAACCTCTGCCATATATTCAGTAATTTTATCAGCCCGCCAGCGAATCCATTCAATATTTTTTTCATCACTAGGAGGATTTCTGCCCGCGTGTTCTTGGCGATAAAGATTAATCGTATAATCGTCATAGCCAAAATCATAAGGAAAGCCAAAATGGTCATCTAATTGAATGCCATCAAGATCGTAATTAGCGACAATTTCTACTAGCAAATCAGTAATAAACTTTTGTACTTCGGGATTAAGGGGATTAAGCCAAACTCGTTCAAGTCTGCCACCTTCCAACCAAATCGTACTTCCATCTTGACGCTTAGTTAACCACTGTGGATGACGCTTAGCTAATTGTGACTCAGCAGGTGCCATAAAACCAAATTCAAACCAAGGAATTACCGCCAGATTTTGAGCGCGTGCTTCGGCAATAATTTCCTGGAGAAAATCCCTTCCTTGTAAACCAGCTTCCGGGTGAATTTGGCGCCCAATTACTGATTCAGCTACCGGGCTAGGATAAAGGGTATAACCGTCATTCCAGACTGTGGGGTAAAGAGTATTAAAATTTAACTCATTTAAACGTTTTACTGCGTCAGTAAGTTTATTCCTAGCAAACAAAACATCGCTATCAATATTA
Coding sequences within it:
- a CDS encoding glycoside hydrolase family 10 protein, whose protein sequence is MKTLSNTFADSLVHFSRLYGRKAWLVFLLIFSFTLTVFFPLTGYPQTTQLQDLQGHWAQTCIQQLAREKIISGYPDGSFRPNSPVSRAEFAAIVSNAFPNAPVVRSGGNFRDVTSNYWAANAIRQAYQTNFLSGYPQQIFRPTQNIPRVQALVALASGLGYTPSQPVSETLSQNYFDASAIPDYATSAIAAATEKQLVVNYPNVKQLKPTQFATRGEIAAFVCQGLGKNNLIAAEYIPGGKVTPLVSTELRGVWLTNIDSDVLFARNKLTDAVKRLNELNFNTLYPTVWNDGYTLYPSPVAESVIGRQIHPEAGLQGRDFLQEIIAEARAQNLAVIPWFEFGFMAPAESQLAKRHPQWLTKRQDGSTIWLEGGRLERVWLNPLNPEVQKFITDLLVEIVANYDLDGIQLDDHFGFPYDFGYDDYTINLYRQEHAGRNPPSDEKNIEWIRWRADKITEYMAEVFRAVKDSQPTALISVSPNPQEYSLEYFLLDWEKWERLGLIEELIVQVYRDDYERFVRELNQPEMEAARLHIPVAVGILSGLKGRNVPFSQIARQVEIVRNKGFAGVSFFFYESLWNYTSETPTQRQAAIEKMFAAEAERPNVLTGWKPS